The Hymenobacter sp. DG01 sequence GGGCGTGCCGGCCAGCCGCATCCGGCGCGAGAGTTTCGTGGCTGCCGCCGATGCCTCGGAAACGGCCGCCGCCCAGCCCAGCGGGCACGGCGACGTATCGACGGCCGCCGACGACACGCCGGGCGCCTACACCGTGACCATTAACTACGAAGGCTCGGAGTACCAGGTAGCCGTTGGCCCCAACCAAACCATTCTGGAAGCGGCCCTCGACCAGGACATCGACCTGCCCTATTCCTGCCAGGCGGGCCTGTGCACGGCCTGCCGGGGCAAGTGCCTCTCGGGCAAGGTGCACCTCGATGAGCGCGAAGGCCTCTCCGACTCAGAAATAAAACAAGGCTATGTGCTGACTTGCGTAGGCCATCCGCTCACGGCCGACGTAGTAATCGAAATAGACTAGTGCTGCTGTAAGGTTGGGGCGGAAAGCAGGGGTAGGCGACGAGCCGGTGCTTTCCGCCTCAGCCTATTTTGCCTGCCCGCCGCCGAACAACCGGCCCTGGAACGCGGTTATTTATGTTCAGGTTAACCCGTAGTGATAATGTTGCTACATTGTTTGAACCTGACAGGCATGTTCGAAGTACAATCCCTTTGCAGCGTGCCTCGCGGTCTGCCTTTTTTACGTAAGTTATGACATACTCTGCCCCCGCGGCCGACCTGGCTACCGAAACCCAGCGTCCGCCCCGACAATACCTTCCTGAGTCGTTTACGGTTACGGAATGGGCTGCCATTGAACCGTACTTTATTGAGTTGCGCGACCGGGCCATTCACTCGGCTGCTGAGCTGGAGCAGTGGCTGCTGAATCGTTCGGAGCTGGAATCGGTGCTGAGCGAGGACTTGGCCTGGCGCTACATCCGCATGACCTGCGACACTCAGGACCAGGCCCAGGCCGAAGCGTTTCAGTATTTCGTGAGCGAGATTGAGCCCAACGTGGCTCCCTACGACCACGCCCTGAACGAGAAGATGATGGCCTCGGAGTTTCTGGATGAGCTGGACCCGGCCCGTTACCGCATCTTCGTGCGCTCCGTGCGCCAGGCCCTGGAAATCTACCGGGCCGAGAACATTCCGCTGAAAACCGAAATCAGCACCAAGCAGCAGCAATACGCCGCCATTGCCGGGGCCATGACGGTGACCCTGGATGGCGAAGAGTTAACCCTGCCCCGCGCCGCCGACCGCCTCAAAAGCCCCGACCGCGCGGTGCGCGAGCAGGCTTGGCGGGCTATTCAGGAGCGGCGGCTGCAGGATGCCCAGCCCCTTGATGTCCTGTACACCGAGCTGATCAGCCTGCGCCACCAGGTGGCCCAGAATGCAGGCTTCGCCAACTTCCGCGACTATATGTTCGCGGCTCTGGGGCGCTTCGATTATACCCCGCAGGATACGTTCGACTTTCACCGCGCCATTCGGGAAACCGTGGTGCCCCTGATTGATAATCTGGACCTGGAGCGCCGCCAGGACTTGGCGCTGCCGGAGCTGCGCCCCTGGGACTTGGACGTGGACGTTTCGGGCAAGGCTCCGCTGCGGCCCTTTGAAACCGGCGAGGAGCTGCTGGAGAAAACCGTTACCGTCTTCGACCGCCTCGACCCCTTCCTGGGCCAGTGTCTGCGCACCATGCGCGAAATGGGCAACCTCGATTTGGAGTCGCGAAAGGGCAAAGCTCCCGGCGGCTACAACTACCCCCTCGACGAAACTGGGGTGCCGTTCATCTTTATGAACGCCACCTCTTCCTTGCGCGACGTGGTAACCATGCTGCACGAAGGCGGCCACGCCGTGCACTCCTTCCTGACCCGCCGCCTACCCCTGAGCGCCGACAAACATCCGCCATCAGAGGTAGCGGAGCTGGCTTCCATGAGCATGGAGCTCATCAGCATGGACCACTGGAACGTGTTCTTTACGGATGAGGACGAGCTGCGCCGAGCCAAGAAAACCCACTTGGAATCGGTGCTGGAAACCTTCCCCTGGGTTGCCACTATCGACAAGTTTCAGCACTGGGTGTATGAGAATCCCGAGCACACGGTAGAAGCCCGCCACCAGCGCTGGACCCAGATTTTCGACGAGTTCAACCAGCGCACCGTGAGCTGGCAGGGGCTGGAGCATGCCAAGCCCTACCTCTGGCAGAAGCAGCTGCACCTCTACGAAGTGCCGTTCTACTACATCGAGTATGCTATGGCCCAGCTCGGGGCTATTGCCGTATGGCGCAACTTCCGCCAAGATCCGCAGGCGGCCCTGCAGGGCTACCAGCGTGCCCTGGCTCTGGGATACACCGCGCCCATTGGCGAAATCTACGCCGCCGCCGGCATCCGCTTCGATTTCAGCACGGAGTACCTGCGGACCCTCGCCGATTTTGTGCGCGACGAAATGGCTAAGCTATAGGGCTCATATAAATATGAAAGTCAACAATAGAAAAGGCCAGCTTCACGCTGGCCTTTTCTATTGTTGACTGATTAAGGAATCCGAACGGTATCCCGTGGGGGTGGAACTGGCACCGGCGTACGGGTGGTATCTCGGGGTGGGGAAGTTCGGGTAGTATCACGGGGTGGCGGCCCGGGAGGTAAAGTACGAACCGTGTCGCGAGTAGGGGGTAGGGTGGCTGGCACTGGTGGCTGGCGTGTACTATCGCGCCGCGTAACAGCGGCACCAGCGTCGTCTATGGGCTCGGGAGAAGGGTCCGCAGTTGATGAACAGGCTTGTATACTCCCCCCTGCTCCGATAAGAAAGCAGCACATAAGCATAATTCGAGGAAGCGGGTGCATTGCTTTCATAAGAATCAATGATTTGGATATATGTATAACTAATTTTTGTTGAAAATGTTGCGTTAGTAGGGGCGGTAGGTAGATATGTACTGATTGACTTACTCTTGCAGGGTAAAGAGGGGTAGGGGCCGGAGCTTGCTGTACTTACCGCCCAACTGCTCCAGCTCAGCGGTGTGCACCTGCAGGTAATTGTTGAAACGGCTGGCCGCCTGATCGTAGCGGATGCGGAAATTCACCAGCTCCGCGTCAGCCGATTGAATCTGGTTGGTGAGGGTTTTGATGGGGGCCGCGGGCTCTTGATCGGGGGGCAGGGCTACGGCATACACAACCCGGAGCAGCGAGTCCTGGGCCGTGTCATAAGCATCAATTAGCGCCGACTCAGCCATGGTTTGCTGGGTGTAGCGGCGGTGGGCCAACCGGTCGTTGGCGTATTGGAGCTGCGCCAATCGGGTGCGGTCGATGCCGGGCTGGGTAGTCAGCTCCCGGAGCAGCTGCCGGGTAGCGTGCAGCTTGGCATCGTCGGAGGTCTGCATCTCCTGCCAGCGGGCATCCACCGTGTCCTGCAGAATATCCAGCTGCACCTTCACGGCCTGTACCGAGGCGGGGTCGATGCCTTTGGGAGTACGGTTGCAGCTAAAAGTAGTAAGGGTGACCAAGGTCAGAAACAGCGAGGTGAGGCGCTTCATAAAGCAAGCAATAAGAGTAGCAGTAAGCCAACGAATATCCGGTGAAAAACGCTCATTAAACAAACAGAAACAACCCGTGTTCAGCCCTGGCTTCCGCGTGCGGCCTCACCAGGGTTTGGCCGCGCGAAAGGGAGTAGGGACGGGGTCCGCCGGCCAACGGCACACGGCGGGCATCCGTACTACCATCCGGCCGCGTACCTTTGCGCCCTGATTTCCGGAACCGGTGGAGGCCAGCTCCGGAAATCAGCTTCCTCCGCGAAACTCTGTGATACTATGACGCCCCTTGACCAAGTAGGCGAATTTGGCCTGATCCGCCGGATTCAGGAAACCGTGCAGCTGCGCCAACCCAGCACCATCCTCGGCATCGGCGACGATGCGGCTATTCTGGCTCCGCCGGCCGGACACGAAGTAGTCGTCAGCACTGATCTGCTGGTGGAAGGCGTGCACTTCGACCTCACTTTCTGTCCCCTTAAGCACCTGGGCTACAAAGCTGTAGCTGTGAACGTATCGGACGTAGCCGCCATGAATGCGCTACCCACCCAACTGGTGGTAGCCCTGAGCGTGCCTGGCCGCTTCACGGTAGAAGCCATTGAGGAGCTGTACGAGGGCATGCGCCTGGCCTGCGAGGCCTACAACGTGGACCTGGTAGGCGGCGACACCACCGCCAGCCGCTCGGGCCTGACCATCGGCATTACGGCCCTGGGGCAGGTAGCAGCCGGGGAAGCCGTGCGCCGCGGCGGGGCTGGCCCCAACGACCTCATCTGCGTAACCGGCGACCTGGGCGGCGCATTTTTGGGCCTGCAGGTGCTGGAACGCGAAAAGCAAGCCTGGCAAGCCGACCCTGAAACCCAGCCCGAGCTGAGCAAATACCCCTACGTGCTCCAGCGCCAGCTGCGCCCCGAGGCCCGTATGGACGTAATCCACGAGTTGCGCGACCTGGGCGTAACGCCCACCAGCATGATTGACGTGTCGGACGGGCTGGCCTCCGAGGTGCTCCACCTGTGTCAGGCCAGCGGCACCGGAGCCCGCATCTTCTCCGAAAACCTGCCCATTGCCAACCCTACCCTGGAAGTAGCCGAGGAGTTCAACCTCGACCCCATTATGTGCATGCTTAACGGCGGCGAGGACTACGAACTGCTCTTCACCGTCCCGCTCTCCGCTCACGATAAGCTCAAAAACCACCCCGATATCACCATCATCGGCCACATGGTGGACCGCAGCGAAGGTGCTAACCTCATTACCAAAGCCGGCCAGCCCGTGCCACTGCGCGCTCAGGGCTTCCAGCATTTCGGATAACACACCCGTCATTGCGAGCAAGAGGCGAAGCAATCCGTCCTGTACAAAGTGCTACCCCTGAAAACGTGACAAGCCCTTGCATCCACCACGGACGCAAGGGCTTGTCACTTTATCATGTGTCCGGCAAAAGGTAGGAAGGATGGCTTCGGTGCCCTCGCCATGACAAACGTTTCTGCTAATCTTCGGGGTAGGGGATGTACACGAAGTTGGTAAACTCCTCGTCCAGCACGAACAGACAGCAGTACTCGTCGGCGTCTTTATAGGTTTGCTGGAAATCCTCGATTTTATCAATGCCGATAACGTGCTGCTGCACCAGCATCTCGGCGTAGCTGGCAAAAACGTGCCACTCCAGGTTCAGCTCATCGGCATTCACTAGCAGGCCGCCCAGCGGCACCTCCTGGCGGGCAAAGATGAAGATGGGATACTTAGAAATCTCACGCTTGCGAATTTGATAGGAAGCTTCCTTCAGCGTATCAGAAACGGTAGCAAAATCCTTGGTAATGGTACCGAGGTATTTGCCGTTCAGTTCGGGGTCGTTGGTGTAGTCCATAGTTAGGTTGTACAATTGTTACCTGGCAATCGTGTGCTTGTGCCAAGCATCAGGTAAAAAATAGGTGTTAATACCTGCGTACTTTGTTTTGCCTGCAGAATGCCGCTTGATCCAATTAGCAACTTGCTTATAAAATTTTTCGAACTCCTGCAAATCGTACTCCATAGAATTAGATAATAAGTTTTTCGACCAATAAATTCTACCAAATTTATTTGTTAATAAGTTGCTTTTGCTGAATTGAATTAGTGGTGCGTTAGCCATATTAGCTATATAGTATTGATTGGTTTGCTTTA is a genomic window containing:
- a CDS encoding M3 family oligoendopeptidase; the encoded protein is MTYSAPAADLATETQRPPRQYLPESFTVTEWAAIEPYFIELRDRAIHSAAELEQWLLNRSELESVLSEDLAWRYIRMTCDTQDQAQAEAFQYFVSEIEPNVAPYDHALNEKMMASEFLDELDPARYRIFVRSVRQALEIYRAENIPLKTEISTKQQQYAAIAGAMTVTLDGEELTLPRAADRLKSPDRAVREQAWRAIQERRLQDAQPLDVLYTELISLRHQVAQNAGFANFRDYMFAALGRFDYTPQDTFDFHRAIRETVVPLIDNLDLERRQDLALPELRPWDLDVDVSGKAPLRPFETGEELLEKTVTVFDRLDPFLGQCLRTMREMGNLDLESRKGKAPGGYNYPLDETGVPFIFMNATSSLRDVVTMLHEGGHAVHSFLTRRLPLSADKHPPSEVAELASMSMELISMDHWNVFFTDEDELRRAKKTHLESVLETFPWVATIDKFQHWVYENPEHTVEARHQRWTQIFDEFNQRTVSWQGLEHAKPYLWQKQLHLYEVPFYYIEYAMAQLGAIAVWRNFRQDPQAALQGYQRALALGYTAPIGEIYAAAGIRFDFSTEYLRTLADFVRDEMAKL
- the thiL gene encoding thiamine-phosphate kinase; this encodes MTPLDQVGEFGLIRRIQETVQLRQPSTILGIGDDAAILAPPAGHEVVVSTDLLVEGVHFDLTFCPLKHLGYKAVAVNVSDVAAMNALPTQLVVALSVPGRFTVEAIEELYEGMRLACEAYNVDLVGGDTTASRSGLTIGITALGQVAAGEAVRRGGAGPNDLICVTGDLGGAFLGLQVLEREKQAWQADPETQPELSKYPYVLQRQLRPEARMDVIHELRDLGVTPTSMIDVSDGLASEVLHLCQASGTGARIFSENLPIANPTLEVAEEFNLDPIMCMLNGGEDYELLFTVPLSAHDKLKNHPDITIIGHMVDRSEGANLITKAGQPVPLRAQGFQHFG